One genomic region from Vanacampus margaritifer isolate UIUO_Vmar chromosome 2, RoL_Vmar_1.0, whole genome shotgun sequence encodes:
- the LOC144044622 gene encoding GPI-anchor transamidase component PIGS-like, with the protein MEEDALDKPSAAETDLSMHTLSESPCGSLLVYVIAQSSPLLPQDVDVDVGQRRMALLRVDANMKAGKSSHQVLAALEPQVKEVLQVMSSFSHDDITAALSDRVRLGPGSPQSKADSMTTFKSSPDIIPPVETWDFP; encoded by the exons ATGGAGGAGGACGCCCTGGACAAGCCCTCTGCTGCTG AGACCGATCTTTCCATGCACACACTCAGCGAGAGTCCATGTGGCTCTTTGCTGGTCTACGTAATAGCACAATCTTCTCCGCTGCTGCCTCAG GATGTGGACGTGGACGTGGGCCAGCGGCGGATGGCCTTGCTGCGCGTGGACGCAAATATGAAGGCGGGCAAGTCGTCGCATCAAGTGCTGGCGGCGTTGGAGCCACAGGTGAAAGAGGTGCTGCAGGTGATGTCGTCGTTCAGCCACGACGACATCACGGCCGCACTCAGCGACAGAGTGCGACTCGGCCCGGGAAGCCCACAAAGCAAAGCTGACAGCATGACAACATTCAAGTCTAGTCCGG